A stretch of the Lolium perenne isolate Kyuss_39 chromosome 3, Kyuss_2.0, whole genome shotgun sequence genome encodes the following:
- the LOC127340535 gene encoding protein FAR1-RELATED SEQUENCE 5-like — MPRARGFEYWFGGIDLNATPEASTSTDQHAGQPPEVGGHRVDPQGDEAGPSNNDQQADSRARTGVTLSSEESDGEAEVESTPEGYVPKVPFVGMMFDTPELALQHYNRYAHHIGFSVKIESSRRCAKDGELDKFVYVCNKSGKPREEEAVPVKQRNRKLTVLTDCKAKLRVKRDGARWKVTQFVEVHTHEVIDKFALKKYLRSHNKIPAEEKKFIDLLHEVNLTSGRIMEIMGELYGSKQNVPYNSKPVSNYTAKLGNYDRIKDIPELLEYFEEIKKDDPRFFYRFKLDAENKVENLFWVDSKARDVYPLYNDCISFDTTFMTNQYSMPCAPFIGINRYGQSIQLGCGFVRNESSVNFVWLFERFLEAMDGLHPLNIITDQDAAIRTAILIVFIGIIHRFCRWHIMQKVQEKLGTFVAQREDLRLEFNDVIDYSMTPEEFEQRWANMVETHGVADNTHFLDLYDLREYFVPAYFRHRFFPFLQTTSRSEGFNAVLKQYVHPHDSLVRFFKQYMKLQERIDVTEDAHEFDGDEKTVRLWGDFPMEKQILQTYTMPIYHRFQLELRKITSYNVRDIGVTEQGSIHEVFPIQGSVRGYGRRSYRVDADVANGIYNCECCKINRDGILCCHALKVMTHLGMVTKYPEHYILPRWCLPPPDIVAPRDERQEKPVGQKLSRKDMRLLRYGNLCSDFAKLAVGLAASEKTNEIAERHMRAMEKEMADLKKANADALKKRKSAKHAVNTNTANDSQESVPMEEDAATVENRKARNPPMSATKGRPGSKRKKGGLQLQKPKQGLCGVCKQPGHDARTCEVRLANPEKYSLLGLFH; from the coding sequence ATGCCAAGGGCTCGCGGATTTGAATACTGGTTTGGTGGCATTGATCTCAATGCAACTCCTGAAGCTAGTACATCAACTGATCAACATGCTGGGCAGCCGCCAGAAGTCGGAGGCCATCGTGTCGATCCCCAAGGAGATGAAGCAGGCCCTTCAAACAATGATCAGCAAGCTGATTCGCGTGCACGGACTGGTGTTACACTTTCCAGTGAGGAAAGCGATGGTGAAGCTGAGGTTGAGTCAACGCCTGAAGGATATGTTCCAAAGGTTCCATTTGTTGGCATGATGTTTGACACACCTGAACTAGCTTTGCAGCACTACAACAGATATGCTCACCACATTGGTTTTTCAGTGAAGATAGAATCATCTAGGAGATGTGCTAAAGATGGTGAGCTAGATAAATTTGTTTATGTCTGCAACAAATCTGGGAAGCCTAGAGAAGAAGAAGCAGTCCCAGTTAAGCAGAGGAACCGTAAGCTAACTGTGCTGACCGACTGCAAAGCAAAGCTTCGAGTAAAACGTGATGGTGCTAGATGGAAAGTTACTCAGTTTGTCGAGGTGCATACACATGAGGTGATTGACAAGTTTGCGCTTAAGAAGTACTTGAGATCACACAACAAGATCCCTGCAGAagagaaaaagttcattgacttgTTGCATGAAGTCAACCTTACTTCAGGAAGAATCATGGAAATCATGGGGGAGCTATATGGGAGCAAGCAGAATGTCCCATACAACAGCAAACCAGTTAGTAACTACACTGCAAAACTAGGGAACTATGACAGGATTAAAGATATCCCAGAGCTGTTAGAGTACTTTGAAGAAATCAAGAAAGATGATCCCAGATTTTTCTACAGGTTCAAGCTAGATGCAGAAAATAAAGTGGAGAACCTGTTCTGGGTGGATAGCAAAGCAAGAGATGTCTACCCCCTGTACAATGATTGTATTTCTTTTGATACAACATTCATGACAAACCAGTACAGCATGCCATGTGCTCCTTTCATTGGAATAAATAGATATGGTCAATCCATCCAGCTTGGTTGTGGTTTTGTGAGGAATGAATCTTCTGTGAACTTTGTGTGGTTGTTTGAGCGGTTTTTAGAGGCAATGGATGGACTACATCCATTGAACATCATTACAGATCAAGATGCAGCTATCAGAACTGCTATCCTCATTGTGTTCATTGGCATCATACACAGGTTCTGCAGGTGGCATATAATGCAAAAAGTACAGGAAAAACTTGGTACTTTTGTTGCTCAGAGAGAAGACTTGCGTTTAGAGTTCAATGATGTGATTGACTACAGCATGACACCGGAAGAGTTTGAACAGCGGTGGGCAAATATGGTGGAAACGCATGGGGTTGCAGATAACACACATTTTCTTGACCTCTATGATTTGCGTGAGTATTTTGTGCCAGCATATTTCCGCCACCGGTTTTTCCCATTCCTTCAAACTACATCTAGAAGTGAAGGGTTTAATGCTGTTCTTAAGCAGTATGTTCATCCACATGATAGCCTTGTTCGTTTCTTCAAGCAGTACATGAAACTACAGGAGAGAATTGATGTAACAGAAGATGCTCATGAGTTTGATGGTGATGAGAAGACAGTCAGGCTTTGGGGGGACTTTCCCATGGAGAAGCAGATCCTTCAGACATACACCATGCCCATCTACCACCGCTTTCAGCTTGAGCTTCGGAAGATTACATCCTATAATGTTCGTGACATTGGTGTTACTGAACAAGGGAGCATTCATGAGGTTTTCCCAATACAAGGATCCGTGCGCGGGTACGGTAGGAGGAGTTATCGTGTCGATGCTGATGTAGCTAATGGAATCTACAATTGTGAATGTTGCAAAATTAACAGGGATGGTATCCTGTGCTGCCATGCATTGAAAGTTATGACACATCTAGGGATGGTTACAAAATACCCAGAGCACTACATCCTACCCAGGTGGTGTCTACCCCCTCCCGACATAGTTGCACCGCGGGATGAGAGACAAGAAAAGCCTGTTGGCCAGAAGCTATCTAGAAAAGATATGAGATTGCTTAGATATGGTAACCTCTGCAGTGATTTTGCTAAGCTTGCTGTTGGTTTAGCGGCCTCAGAGAAAACTAATGAAATAGCTGAACGGCACATGAGAGCaatggagaaagagatggcagatTTGAAAAAGGCTAATGCTGATGCACTCAAAAAAAGGAAGAGCGCCAAGCATGCAGTAAACACCAACACTGCTAATGATTCACAAGAAAGTGTACCTATGGAAGAAGATGCTGCTACTGTGGAGAATCGGAAAGCTAGGAACCCACCAATGTCAGCGACAAAAGGGCGCCCAGGTTCAAAAAGAAAGAAAGGTGGTCTACAGTTACAGAAACCAAAACAAGGTCTCTGTGGTGTGTGCAAGCAACCAGGTCACGATGCTCGTACGTGCGAGGTGCGACTAGCAAACCCAGAGAAGTACAGTTTGTTGGGCCTTTTTCATTGA